One Panicum virgatum strain AP13 chromosome 9K, P.virgatum_v5, whole genome shotgun sequence genomic region harbors:
- the LOC120651347 gene encoding proline-rich protein 4-like, which yields MIRLISFWSPPNGYLAPLIWNSWLHPCWRLISRSSSCLIDACITRLYKPLHYLVALSSDHPSIHPNMAGARELLLGVCAALMVVAIANAANGNAASVVVGLAKCADCTRKNLKAEAAFKGLQVAIKCKNSKGDYESKAVGELEGSGAFNVPLTTDLHGADCLAQLHSSAGTPCPGQEPSRIVPQSESHFVVVPGKTNNPSAECASVTICGPIKKHFMDYFHKKPVPPKPKPEPEPKPEPKPQPEYHHPFLDHFHKKPVPPKPKPEPKPQPEYHPPTPTYGSPTPIYHPPARHLFDKLLDHFHKDHDHHDYFDHFHKKPVPPKPEPKPQPEYHPPTPTYESPTPIYHPPTKHLSDKKHWLDHFHKELDHHPFFDHFHKKPVPPKPKPEPEPKPEPKPQPEYHHPFLDHFHKKPVPPKPKPEPKPKPQPEYHPPTPTYSSPTPIYHPPAKH from the exons ATGATTCGTCTAATTAGCTTTTGGTCCCCTCCAAATGGCTACTTGGCCCCTCTTATTTGGAATTCCTGGCTCCACCCCTGCTGGCGCCTCATCTCTCGATCATCGAGCTGTTTGATTGATGCATGCATCACACGCCTATATAAGCCGTTGCATTACCTCGTCGCCCTCTCATCGgatcatccatccatccatccaaacATGGCAGGGGCACGGGAGCTTCTCCTCGGCGTTTGTGCCGCGCTGATGGTAGTTGCTATCGCAAATGCGGCCAATGGCAACGCGGCGTCTGTCGTCGTCGGCCTGGCCAAGTGCGCCGACTGCACGCGGAAGAACTTGAAGGCTGAGGCGGCTTTCAAAG GTCTTCAGGTGGCGATCAAGTGCAAGAACAGCAAAGGTGACTACGAGAGCAAGGCCGTCGGCGAGCTGGAAGGCTCTGGCGCCTTCAACGTCCCCCTAACCACCGACCTCCACGGCGCCGACTGCCTTGCGCAGCTGCACAGCTCGGCGGGCACGCCGTGCCCCGGTCAGGAGCCTTCCCGGATCGTTCCACAGTCCGAGAGCCACTTCGTGGTGGTGCCGGGCAAGACAAACAACCCATCGGCAGAATGCGCATCGGTAACCATTTGCGGTCCAATCAAGAAGCACTTCATGGACTACTTCCACAAGAAGCCTGTGCcaccgaagccgaagccggagccggaaCCAAAGCCAGAACCGAAGCCACAGCCGGAGTACCACCATCCCTTCCTCGACCACTTCCACAAGAAGCCTGTGCCACCAAAGCCAAAGCCAGAGCCCAAGCCGCAGCCAGAGTACCATCCCCCAACTCCCACATACGGGTCTCCGACTCCGATCTACCATCCTCCAGCAAGGCATTTGTTCGACAAGTTGCTTGATCACTTCCACAAGGACCACGACCACCACGACTACTTCGACCACTTCCACAAGAAGCCTGTTCCGCCCAAGCCGGAGCCCAAACCACAGCCAGAGTACCACCCCCCAACACCCACGTATGAGTCTCCTACTCCAATCTACCATCCTCCTACTAAGCACTTGTCCGACAAGAAGCACTGGCTCGACCACTTCCACAAGGAGCTCGATCACCACCCCTTCTTCGACCACTTCCACAAGAAACCAGTGCcaccgaagccgaagccggagccggaaCCAAAGCCAGAACCGAAGCCACAGCCAGAGTACCACCATCCCTTCCTCGACCACTTCCACAAGAAGCCAGTGCCTCCAAAGCCAAAGCCAGAGCCCAAGCCCAAACCTCAGCCGGAGTACCACCCCCCAACGCCTACATACAGTTCACCGACTCCGATATACCACCCTCCGGCCAAGCACTGA
- the LOC120651346 gene encoding 26.7 kDa heat shock protein, chloroplastic-like produces MSIVTSHTLLCRPARSSDGLFFGCVKPAVVGLPCASVGKNRPRSICYFVDTKSNDHQFNISPVALVHPYMPPTSTPRWEIKDDSKNVRLTLFNMPEGAMPGDFQVAVEDDVLVIRTKPKLPAEQQEVPESSISFHIRLLVPKGYDKEKVRAELQLRALVVTIPKVNPAFTKEVAIDGK; encoded by the exons ATGTCGATAGTTACTTCTCACACCCTATTGTGCCGGCCGGCAAGATCTTCCGATGGTTTATTCTTTGGTTGTGTGAAACCAGCAGTGGTAGGCCTCCCTTGTGCCTCTGTTGGGAAGAACAGGCCTCGTTCCATCTGTTACTTTGTGGATACCAAGAGCAACGACCATCAATTTAACATCTCACCAGTCG CCCTTGTGCATCCATACATGCCGCCCACGTCGACCCCGCGTTGGGAGATCAAGGATGACAGCAAGAATGTCAGGCTGACATTATTCAACATGCCGGAGGGTGCCATGCCGGGAGATTTCCAGGTTGCCGTTGAGGACGACGTACTCGTGATCAGGACAAAGCCCAAGCTCCCAGCGGAGCAGCAAGAAGTACCCGAGAGCAGTATCTCGTTCCACATCCGGCTGCTGGTGCCCAAGGGGTATGACAAGGAGAAAGTCCGCGCCGAACTACAACTCCGGGCACTAGTGGTCACCATCCCCAAGGTTAATCCTGCGTTCACCAAGGAGGTTGCTATCGATGGGAAATAG